A window of Campylobacter pinnipediorum subsp. pinnipediorum contains these coding sequences:
- a CDS encoding DUF1937 family protein, producing MKGKFVYVATPYAALGLDKNSTSIVATRLAKDTCRIIKDAGYTPISPVLCFDGIYDEAKDREKVMKNCLDLMELCNYVYFSQHPASRNSAEMKIEKEQASKIGLTELSFDVNLQLTPSLGL from the coding sequence ATGAAAGGTAAGTTTGTATATGTTGCTACGCCTTATGCTGCACTTGGGCTTGATAAAAATAGCACATCTATAGTTGCAACTAGGCTAGCAAAAGATACTTGTAGGATAATAAAAGATGCCGGTTATACACCAATAAGCCCTGTTCTTTGCTTTGATGGTATATACGATGAAGCAAAAGATAGAGAAAAAGTAATGAAAAATTGCTTAGATCTTATGGAGCTTTGTAATTATGTTTATTTTAGTCAGCATCCAGCATCAAGAAATAGTGCTGAAATGAAGATAGAAAAAGAACAGGCTAGCAAAATTGGACTAACTGAGCTTAGTTTTGATGTTAATTTACAATTAACACCTAGTCTTGGACTATGA
- a CDS encoding phage protein GemA/Gp16 family protein, with protein MTKAQEIYRKQLLAKIHTHNSYKLIKNNDAWSDWLKVRFDVSSSKDLSIDELNRVLDIFNLNCNDEINLKPDYKGRNLNKSSKISVSQINKIIALQNELCWDDTQLLRFCARTAKVYFLYVRFLYKLDKKDATKIITGMGKILKKC; from the coding sequence ATGACAAAAGCACAAGAGATTTATAGAAAGCAATTACTTGCAAAAATTCATACACATAATAGTTATAAATTAATAAAAAATAATGATGCTTGGAGTGATTGGCTTAAGGTTAGGTTTGATGTAAGTAGCTCAAAAGATCTAAGCATAGATGAGCTAAATAGAGTGCTTGATATTTTCAATCTTAATTGTAATGATGAAATCAACCTAAAGCCGGATTATAAAGGAAGAAATCTAAACAAATCAAGTAAGATAAGTGTATCTCAAATCAATAAGATAATTGCTTTGCAAAATGAGCTTTGCTGGGATGATACACAATTACTTAGATTTTGTGCTAGGACAGCAAAGGTTTATTTTTTGTATGTTAGGTTTTTATATAAACTAGACAAAAAAGATGCAACAAAAATAATAACAGGAATGGGCAAAATTTTAAAAAAGTGCTAG
- a CDS encoding terminase large subunit domain-containing protein, whose amino-acid sequence MAYNEDFKNECLNLIASGVNSVLVSKQMNVSRPTLTKWIKQAKQDSVNIQNAIQSLEKKINILSNKKDLRSDDAILLSELIIALNKLKGEDKKKKELSSYVKPPINLDKTAKILRDEILSKGGLFEYQKNFLACEAQFRIVLKSRQIGFSYVAAADALIGAIGGRNQLFLSASEEQALILMRYLRGWAERFGIVLDKDSETEITLENGAIIKALAHNFRTVQGFTGDIWMDEFAWYANPKKIWHAFVPSIGAIKGRLTILSTPFEEKSLFHELYSDEAKYKMFERFRVDIYTAIKDGLEFDLETMKALFDADTWASAYECVFIDDESSLLSISLIKSCIDESYNYYTPASDTPLLCGYDIGRVNDRSTLASVVSIKDNFVLASLGVFAKASFKEQEDILSSHLRSYPLATLEMDKTGIGLNLTETMHSKFKSRVHGVYFTNSIKEQMALNLKKLFEDKKIKIPNDAMLISDLHAIKRSVGAKSFKYDAKRNEYGHADRFWALALACKKIAAVTKRSGGGAMII is encoded by the coding sequence ATGGCTTATAATGAAGATTTTAAAAATGAGTGCTTAAACCTTATAGCAAGTGGTGTAAACTCTGTGCTTGTTTCAAAGCAAATGAATGTATCAAGACCAACACTTACTAAATGGATAAAACAAGCCAAACAAGATAGTGTAAATATCCAAAATGCCATACAATCACTAGAAAAAAAGATAAACATACTAAGCAATAAAAAAGACCTACGCAGTGATGATGCTATCTTGCTTAGTGAGCTAATCATTGCACTAAATAAACTAAAGGGTGAAGATAAAAAGAAAAAAGAGCTAAGTTCTTATGTAAAACCACCTATAAATTTGGACAAAACAGCAAAAATATTAAGAGATGAGATACTAAGTAAAGGCGGCTTATTTGAGTATCAAAAAAACTTTTTAGCTTGCGAGGCTCAGTTTAGAATAGTGCTAAAATCAAGGCAAATAGGCTTTTCTTATGTAGCAGCAGCTGATGCACTAATAGGTGCTATTGGTGGTCGTAACCAACTATTTTTAAGTGCTAGTGAAGAACAAGCCCTTATATTAATGAGATACTTAAGGGGCTGGGCAGAGCGTTTTGGCATAGTGCTTGATAAAGATAGCGAAACAGAAATCACCCTTGAAAATGGTGCTATCATAAAAGCACTAGCACACAACTTTAGAACAGTTCAGGGCTTTACTGGCGATATATGGATGGATGAGTTTGCCTGGTATGCAAATCCTAAGAAAATTTGGCACGCCTTTGTGCCAAGCATTGGAGCTATCAAAGGTCGTTTAACTATACTTTCAACACCTTTTGAAGAAAAGAGCTTATTTCACGAACTTTATAGCGATGAAGCAAAATATAAGATGTTTGAACGATTTAGGGTAGATATATACACAGCTATTAAAGATGGACTTGAGTTTGACCTTGAGACTATGAAAGCGCTATTTGATGCTGACACCTGGGCTAGTGCTTATGAGTGTGTGTTTATAGATGATGAAAGCTCTTTACTCTCCATTAGCCTTATAAAATCTTGCATAGATGAAAGCTATAATTACTACACCCCAGCAAGTGATACCCCCTTGCTTTGTGGTTATGATATAGGCAGAGTAAATGACCGCTCAACCTTAGCCAGTGTAGTAAGCATAAAAGATAACTTTGTTCTTGCAAGTCTAGGCGTGTTTGCAAAGGCTAGCTTTAAAGAACAAGAAGACATACTAAGCTCACACCTAAGAAGCTACCCACTAGCCACACTTGAAATGGATAAAACAGGTATCGGACTAAATTTAACAGAGACTATGCACTCTAAGTTTAAAAGTAGGGTTCACGGCGTGTATTTTACAAACTCTATAAAAGAGCAAATGGCACTAAATTTAAAAAAGCTATTTGAAGATAAAAAGATAAAGATACCAAACGATGCTATGCTAATAAGCGACCTTCACGCCATAAAAAGAAGCGTAGGGGCTAAAAGCTTTAAATACGATGCAAAAAGAAACGAATACGGACACGCAGATAGATTTTGGGCTTTAGCTTTGGCTTGTAAGAAAATAGCAGCCGTAACAAAACGAAGTGGTGGCGGAGCTATGATAATATAA
- a CDS encoding phage portal protein, whose amino-acid sequence MNKYIFKSDTQSLQTPRDEEANGILEPFVDFDTLLAMHYANVYHRRAIKIKAGMLSQVELEDSDIRKFLPIEASPKSFLYEFVYNLELYGNAPIEKAGTTNNYCLYNIPAVEWRTNKNREIFQLDKNGTKTQLEGYYLKYHSPSSRFYGEPDYLPVMLAILTNQEADNYNYAFFKNGARPDLAIIHKNSEPSEEQISTYKEFFSDNFKGSLNAHKTLLTYANSATGDRDADIRFEKLGGVDDLSFENLKKVSRNEIAAAHGIPPRLLGIMEAGGLGGGGELIGQLQQFNEIEIKPKIELIEGFFSRIGIKLSLKAVDVTNFKDDGAIVTELVSRGILSIDEARSILGWQKNI is encoded by the coding sequence ATGAACAAATACATTTTTAAATCAGATACACAAAGCTTACAAACACCAAGAGATGAAGAAGCAAATGGCATTTTAGAACCATTTGTAGACTTTGATACATTACTTGCTATGCACTATGCAAATGTATATCATAGGCGTGCTATTAAAATAAAAGCTGGAATGCTTTCACAAGTAGAATTAGAAGATAGTGATATACGAAAGTTTTTACCAATTGAAGCTAGCCCAAAGTCTTTCTTATATGAGTTTGTGTATAACTTAGAGCTTTACGGCAATGCTCCAATTGAAAAGGCAGGAACCACAAATAACTATTGTTTATACAATATACCAGCAGTTGAATGGCGAACAAATAAAAATCGTGAGATTTTTCAGCTAGACAAAAATGGCACAAAAACACAGCTTGAAGGCTATTATTTAAAATACCACTCACCAAGTTCAAGGTTTTATGGTGAACCTGATTATTTGCCAGTTATGTTAGCTATCTTAACAAATCAAGAAGCAGATAATTATAATTATGCCTTTTTTAAAAATGGAGCAAGACCAGATCTAGCCATCATTCATAAAAACTCAGAGCCAAGCGAAGAACAAATTAGCACCTATAAAGAATTTTTTAGTGATAATTTTAAAGGCTCACTAAATGCACACAAAACACTACTTACTTATGCAAACTCTGCGACAGGTGATCGTGATGCAGATATTCGTTTTGAAAAATTAGGTGGCGTTGATGATCTTAGCTTTGAAAATCTCAAAAAGGTTAGCAGAAATGAAATAGCCGCAGCCCACGGCATACCGCCAAGGTTACTTGGCATTATGGAAGCTGGCGGACTTGGTGGCGGTGGTGAACTTATAGGACAGCTTCAACAATTTAACGAGATAGAGATAAAACCAAAAATAGAGCTAATTGAGGGCTTTTTTAGTAGGATAGGTATAAAACTAAGCCTAAAGGCAGTTGATGTTACTAACTTTAAAGATGATGGAGCTATCGTTACTGAACTTGTTAGTCGTGGTATACTTAGTATAGATGAAGCCAGAAGTATTTTAGGATGGCAAAAAAACATTTAA
- a CDS encoding XkdF-like putative serine protease domain-containing protein, which translates to MKNRLKDLNITHISLVKAGANGKSIIYKSSDVKTNYEKTINIAKSDTEKGVVYGIVYAPDEVDTQGDLASAAEIEKAAYAFMKGLNGANVDRDHNFKPDGAYVAESWIVRENDALFKSEKVGSWAVAIKLESEELKQAVKKGEIAGISMAGTGEREALNKSDSGIAEAIAKGFSVLFEKFSKGEKVEQNQNKDNESIQKAISDGFGKLGESIEKLNARVDELEKNAKNSKQSDNVNKSDELEGVL; encoded by the coding sequence ATGAAAAACAGACTTAAAGATCTAAACATTACTCATATATCGCTTGTAAAAGCTGGTGCTAATGGTAAAAGCATCATATATAAAAGTAGTGATGTAAAAACAAACTATGAAAAAACCATAAACATAGCAAAAAGCGACACTGAAAAGGGTGTTGTTTATGGGATAGTTTATGCACCAGATGAGGTAGATACTCAGGGCGACTTAGCAAGTGCGGCAGAGATAGAAAAGGCGGCTTATGCCTTTATGAAAGGGCTAAATGGTGCTAATGTAGATAGAGATCATAACTTTAAGCCAGATGGTGCTTATGTGGCTGAAAGCTGGATAGTTAGAGAAAATGATGCACTTTTTAAAAGTGAAAAAGTTGGAAGCTGGGCTGTGGCTATAAAGCTTGAAAGTGAAGAGTTAAAACAAGCTGTCAAAAAAGGCGAGATAGCAGGCATTTCTATGGCTGGAACTGGTGAGCGTGAAGCGCTTAATAAATCAGATAGTGGAATAGCTGAAGCCATAGCAAAAGGTTTTAGTGTGTTGTTTGAAAAATTTAGTAAAGGAGAAAAGGTGGAGCAAAACCAAAACAAAGATAATGAAAGCATACAAAAAGCTATAAGTGATGGCTTTGGCAAGCTTGGAGAGAGCATAGAAAAGCTTAATGCCAGAGTTGATGAGCTTGAAAAAAATGCAAAAAATAGCAAGCAAAGCGACAATGTAAATAAAAGCGATGAACTTGAGGGGGTATTATGA
- a CDS encoding P2 family phage major capsid protein — MRDILNVIKTKGVISPTDMTANNTLSVDKSRKVINTIVDSSDFLKKINVYQTKKLQTSIDTWNLAKGILVRVAPGNSPTDEQRQKLGVGSVTLDNKPVQLFAKITQDTLEDNADNPKFESETFESFARAFATDLQNLGMIGEKDDYSSNEFKNLNKGWFTLAKEVSGVKKIEHKKASKMVDKLAALVKAHNEEVLKDSVILISQADYLAFQTEVGSKNGGLGVLLNANAKSILDVPLEVAAFVPKGKFLMTPLKNLVMSLGLAVRRVRWYDNEESSLKYKFEVYNDYQIAVPEWVTLSEENESDTDGDGI, encoded by the coding sequence ATGAGAGATATACTAAATGTGATAAAAACAAAAGGTGTTATAAGCCCAACAGATATGACCGCAAATAACACTTTAAGTGTTGATAAATCAAGGAAGGTTATCAATACTATAGTTGACAGTAGTGATTTTTTAAAAAAGATAAATGTATATCAGACTAAAAAGTTACAAACTAGTATTGACACCTGGAATCTTGCTAAGGGTATTTTAGTAAGGGTTGCACCAGGTAATTCACCAACAGATGAGCAAAGACAAAAATTAGGTGTTGGGTCTGTAACACTTGATAATAAGCCGGTTCAGTTGTTTGCAAAGATCACACAAGACACACTTGAAGATAATGCGGATAATCCTAAATTTGAGTCTGAAACATTTGAAAGTTTTGCTAGGGCTTTTGCTACTGATTTGCAAAACTTAGGGATGATAGGCGAAAAGGATGATTATAGTTCAAATGAGTTTAAAAACCTAAACAAAGGCTGGTTTACACTAGCAAAAGAGGTAAGTGGAGTTAAAAAAATAGAACATAAAAAAGCCTCAAAGATGGTTGATAAGTTAGCCGCATTGGTGAAAGCACACAATGAAGAGGTGCTAAAAGATAGTGTTATTCTTATCTCACAAGCTGATTATTTAGCCTTTCAAACAGAGGTAGGGTCTAAAAATGGTGGTTTAGGCGTGCTTTTGAATGCTAATGCTAAAAGCATACTTGATGTGCCTTTAGAAGTTGCTGCTTTTGTACCAAAAGGTAAGTTTTTAATGACACCTCTTAAAAATTTAGTGATGAGCTTAGGACTTGCTGTAAGAAGAGTGAGATGGTATGACAATGAAGAAAGCTCACTTAAATACAAATTTGAAGTGTATAACGACTATCAAATAGCTGTGCCTGAGTGGGTAACACTTTCAGAAGAAAATGAGAGCGATACAGATGGTGACGGAATTTAG
- a CDS encoding DUF5675 family protein yields MKKLYIKRFKNIDDGTLGEFVLASDDKPILKGYTLEPAGADSIKANQDKRVPAGEYGATWSYSPKFKKVLPLLYNELVSKDRRILIHSGNYPKDTLGCILVGSSYDDNGVYHSKETLNKLIDLAKDNDFIVVISNNKGV; encoded by the coding sequence ATGAAAAAACTATACATAAAACGCTTTAAAAATATAGATGATGGCACACTTGGTGAGTTTGTTTTAGCAAGTGATGATAAGCCTATTTTAAAAGGCTACACCTTAGAACCAGCTGGAGCTGACAGCATAAAAGCAAATCAAGATAAAAGAGTACCGGCTGGAGAGTATGGGGCTACTTGGTCTTATTCGCCTAAGTTTAAAAAGGTATTGCCACTTTTATATAACGAGCTGGTATCTAAAGATAGGCGGATACTAATACACTCCGGCAATTATCCAAAGGATACATTAGGGTGTATTTTGGTGGGTAGTAGCTATGATGATAATGGTGTATATCACAGCAAAGAAACACTAAATAAGCTCATAGATCTTGCAAAAGATAATGATTTTATAGTTGTTATATCAAATAACAAGGGTGTGTGA
- a CDS encoding phage baseplate assembly protein V has protein sequence MDFIEVGMISEVKGDRVRVSIGSMVTDFLPVVQMANEFACGFVPTRVGEQVVVLPVRGSLNAGVVLRSIYQTAHEAPGVDTKEQLFVFEDGIKMSYNTASSTLTISSPKQINIKCANVDLNAKNINATAQNTTLKSPSISFTGDMRLNGNLNVSGNITDIKGDLTGHSHSDSDGGKSLPR, from the coding sequence GTGGATTTTATAGAAGTAGGCATGATTAGCGAAGTAAAGGGTGATAGAGTGCGAGTAAGCATTGGCTCTATGGTGACTGATTTTTTACCGGTAGTTCAAATGGCAAATGAATTTGCTTGCGGATTTGTGCCAACAAGGGTTGGAGAACAAGTTGTGGTTTTGCCTGTAAGAGGGAGTTTAAATGCTGGTGTTGTGCTTAGATCTATTTATCAAACAGCTCACGAAGCACCTGGTGTAGACACAAAAGAACAGCTTTTTGTGTTTGAAGATGGTATAAAGATGAGCTATAACACAGCCTCAAGCACACTTACTATAAGTTCGCCAAAGCAGATAAATATAAAATGTGCTAATGTAGATCTTAATGCAAAAAACATTAATGCAACAGCACAAAATACTACTTTAAAAAGTCCTAGCATAAGTTTTACAGGCGATATGAGACTTAATGGTAATTTAAATGTATCTGGGAATATAACAGATATAAAAGGTGATCTTACAGGTCATAGCCATAGCGATAGTGATGGTGGAAAGAGCTTACCAAGATGA
- a CDS encoding GPW/gp25 family protein, translated as MKHLASIEESIKDILLTPLGSRVMLPDYGSRIFELVDKKVDDEFRANLACYVIEAIQKWEKRVKIDEVRLVSAKDHKLSFKIVLIDGDEIGVNI; from the coding sequence ATGAAACATTTAGCAAGTATAGAAGAAAGCATAAAAGATATTTTACTAACTCCACTTGGTTCAAGGGTTATGCTGCCTGATTATGGAAGCAGGATTTTTGAACTTGTGGATAAAAAAGTAGATGATGAGTTTAGGGCTAATCTTGCTTGCTATGTAATAGAAGCTATCCAAAAATGGGAAAAACGAGTAAAGATAGATGAAGTTAGGCTAGTTAGTGCAAAAGATCACAAGCTTAGCTTTAAGATAGTGCTTATTGATGGCGATGAAATAGGAGTCAATATATGA
- a CDS encoding baseplate assembly protein: protein MNFLKNLPAPKMIEELDFNSVLNDVKRLFKSYLKDDEIELLESDRFSAMLEAFAYREILLRARINEAVKSMLLAFAKGSDLDNVVAIYGIERLKGEKPWASVKFILSSIKESDTLIPKGTILTSDNAKTARLKDDVIITKGGLESEGKVILDEFVKQSNAKCEYIQTPFPFVLKAKQLSAFDGGEDVEDDERLRERAILSLERFSTAGAKKAYIYQAMSATPKLKEVSVSNGGAGVVNVFLKTSDMSEETRALVQEYLNEDKRRPLTDKVVVKNANINEISIRAELELNDMFMQDEIDNSIKQNRQSLSLGEDLNLSYVYKILHTNGVYRVNLSEPSADIKVSDDSFVRINYELSYTKAKL from the coding sequence ATGAACTTTTTAAAAAATTTACCAGCACCAAAGATGATAGAAGAGCTTGATTTTAATAGTGTTTTAAACGATGTTAAAAGGCTTTTTAAAAGCTATTTAAAAGATGATGAGATAGAACTTTTAGAGAGTGATAGATTTTCTGCTATGCTTGAAGCTTTTGCTTATAGGGAGATATTGCTTAGAGCTAGGATAAATGAAGCTGTTAAGTCAATGCTGCTTGCTTTTGCAAAAGGAAGTGATTTAGATAATGTGGTAGCCATTTATGGGATAGAAAGATTAAAAGGAGAAAAGCCATGGGCTAGTGTTAAGTTTATATTATCAAGCATAAAAGAAAGTGATACTTTAATACCAAAAGGCACAATACTTACAAGTGATAATGCAAAAACAGCAAGACTAAAAGATGATGTGATTATCACAAAAGGTGGGTTAGAATCCGAAGGCAAGGTAATACTTGATGAGTTTGTAAAACAAAGCAACGCTAAGTGTGAGTATATACAAACACCTTTTCCATTTGTGCTAAAAGCAAAGCAATTAAGTGCTTTTGATGGCGGGGAGGATGTGGAAGATGATGAGAGATTAAGAGAGCGGGCGATACTTTCACTTGAAAGGTTTAGCACAGCAGGAGCTAAAAAGGCATACATATATCAAGCCATGAGTGCCACTCCAAAACTAAAAGAAGTAAGCGTTAGCAATGGCGGGGCCGGCGTTGTAAATGTCTTTTTAAAAACAAGTGATATGAGCGAAGAGACAAGAGCCTTGGTACAAGAGTATCTAAACGAAGATAAAAGGCGACCCTTGACTGATAAGGTCGTTGTAAAAAATGCAAATATAAATGAGATAAGCATAAGAGCTGAGCTTGAGCTAAATGATATGTTTATGCAAGATGAGATAGATAACAGCATAAAGCAAAACAGACAAAGCCTATCTTTGGGGGAAGATTTAAACCTTAGCTATGTTTATAAAATTTTGCATACAAATGGGGTTTATAGGGTAAATTTAAGCGAGCCAAGTGCTGATATAAAAGTAAGTGATGATAGCTTTGTTAGGATAAATTACGAGCTAAGCTACACAAAGGCTAAGCTATGA
- a CDS encoding phage tail protein, translating to MSILPKHKQNIDKRLDELFGLRLDELDINTINTLAKSCDERLLKHLANAFDVDIDGLLPDEARELIQNAFEIHLYSGTFYSLDKALKASYAGTKLIEWYKYDGEPYHFKLEIDTGKSGVNFDELAKVDKIANAYKNVRSVYDGATIKVGISTNINTASFTSTHENITIHPTSIKNISTKDNYFIGAYAKLAEIINIQIINLKGELE from the coding sequence ATGAGCATACTACCAAAACATAAGCAAAACATAGATAAAAGGCTTGATGAACTTTTTGGATTAAGACTTGATGAGCTAGATATAAACACTATAAATACCTTAGCTAAAAGTTGTGATGAGAGATTATTAAAACATTTAGCTAATGCTTTTGATGTAGATATAGATGGACTTTTGCCTGATGAGGCTAGAGAGCTTATACAAAATGCTTTTGAAATTCATCTTTATTCAGGGACTTTTTATAGCTTAGATAAAGCACTTAAGGCATCTTATGCTGGGACAAAGCTTATTGAGTGGTATAAATATGATGGAGAACCATATCATTTTAAACTAGAGATAGACACTGGTAAATCCGGTGTTAATTTTGATGAGCTTGCAAAAGTAGACAAGATAGCAAACGCATATAAAAACGTGCGTTCTGTGTATGATGGTGCAACAATAAAAGTAGGCATAAGTACAAATATAAACACAGCTTCTTTTACATCAACTCACGAGAATATAACTATACATCCAACATCAATTAAGAATATAAGTACAAAAGACAACTACTTTATAGGGGCTTATGCAAAACTAGCTGAGATCATAAATATACAAATAATAAATTTAAAAGGAGAGCTTGAATGA
- a CDS encoding phage tail protein — translation MSGTMITNVGLSKLIQATSNNNTIQLTHMAVGDGQGEINQDMTSLQNEKHRFSINAITINAQDNHILDVEGVINASVGGFYIREAGIFCDDGSLFAIAKVAESYKPLLNEGSAKDITISFKIQVSNTNLINLVVDNNVVLATRKWVKDEHYTKIKTDELFLKTETAEQTYLKKTDTIDAYTKQEANNNFVFKSEISSSLDTFNNEKSNFLLKSAVTNSLTSSSTANALSANKGKELKELIDNLTSNLNNKADTSRSYSKSESDSRYLTSSKASNTYATKSELNNKADTSRSYTKSESDEKYLLSTQSASMASKLKTRRKIRIADTQANREGFAYFDGSEDIYITMGCNGCSGSCSGSCSSGCTACSGCSGGCSGKSDGCGCRHS, via the coding sequence ATGAGTGGCACAATGATAACTAATGTTGGGCTTAGTAAGCTAATACAAGCAACATCAAATAACAACACTATACAGCTTACACATATGGCAGTAGGAGACGGACAAGGCGAGATAAACCAAGATATGACATCTTTGCAAAACGAGAAACATAGATTTAGCATAAATGCGATAACCATAAACGCACAAGATAATCATATCCTTGATGTAGAGGGTGTTATAAATGCTAGTGTTGGAGGCTTTTATATAAGAGAAGCTGGTATATTTTGTGATGATGGTAGTTTATTTGCCATAGCAAAGGTAGCTGAAAGCTATAAGCCTTTACTTAATGAAGGCAGCGCAAAAGATATAACCATAAGCTTTAAAATTCAAGTATCAAACACAAACTTAATAAATCTAGTAGTTGATAATAATGTAGTTTTGGCCACTAGAAAATGGGTAAAAGATGAGCACTATACAAAAATAAAAACAGATGAGTTATTTTTAAAAACGGAAACAGCAGAGCAAACATATCTTAAAAAGACAGATACAATAGATGCTTACACAAAACAAGAAGCAAATAATAATTTTGTTTTTAAAAGCGAGATTAGTAGTAGTTTAGATACATTTAATAATGAAAAATCAAATTTCTTGCTTAAAAGCGCTGTAACAAACTCACTTACATCATCAAGCACAGCTAATGCGCTATCTGCAAACAAGGGTAAAGAGCTAAAAGAGCTAATAGATAATCTAACATCTAATCTAAATAACAAAGCTGACACAAGTAGAAGTTATAGCAAAAGTGAGAGTGATAGTAGGTATCTTACTTCATCAAAAGCTAGTAACACTTATGCAACAAAGAGCGAGTTAAATAACAAAGCAGATACAAGTAGAAGCTATACTAAAAGCGAGAGTGATGAAAAATACTTGCTTTCAACACAAAGTGCTTCTATGGCATCCAAACTTAAAACAAGAAGGAAAATACGCATAGCTGATACACAAGCAAACCGCGAGGGATTTGCATATTTTGATGGCTCTGAGGATATTTATATTACCATGGGTTGTAATGGTTGTAGTGGTAGCTGCTCTGGAAGTTGTAGTAGTGGATGCACTGCTTGTTCTGGTTGTAGTGGTGGCTGCTCAGGAAAATCTGATGGTTGTGGTTGCAGACATTCTTAA
- a CDS encoding radical SAM protein, producing MKITEKINKIKDERCYQIFTNLSCNLDCSYCYEKSKFNKVNKFEYIKEFLDICMKQDKNKFKIMALDFIGGEPFLVVDLLEKITDYCLSKYKEFGFKYFRLYFSSNTTLMKNKKVQEYILKHKDYIFIGVSIDGVKETHNKNRVYLKSRKGSFDDVIEGLEWLLENIGHEHVNVKQTFTKETADKYAEGVDFIFKKGVTAINANFIFEDTYDLKWSETQTLEMFDLMDKAVEAGYDEKVIFNFVFNKGKSNVNIGNFTRLKHKIVSTENACGSCKHMSCIGFDKKVYGCSRFMTMLKDGVELGVLKDGKITPANNRDDFANEILNQYKQRPKECQICPVQLACSTCVAIPYEYNKIDIKSYLDQKKQCGFTWARVVSSLYYKLLKEKQNIIKEKKKKRGF from the coding sequence ATGAAAATAACGGAAAAAATAAATAAAATAAAAGATGAGAGATGTTATCAAATTTTTACAAATTTATCTTGTAACTTAGATTGTTCGTATTGCTATGAAAAGTCTAAATTTAATAAAGTAAATAAATTTGAATATATAAAAGAGTTTTTAGATATTTGTATGAAGCAAGATAAAAACAAATTTAAAATTATGGCACTTGATTTTATTGGTGGAGAGCCTTTTTTGGTGGTTGATTTGTTGGAAAAAATAACAGATTATTGTTTGAGTAAATATAAAGAATTTGGATTTAAATATTTTAGATTATATTTTTCATCAAATACAACTTTAATGAAAAATAAAAAAGTTCAAGAATATATATTAAAACACAAAGACTATATCTTTATAGGAGTGAGTATTGATGGTGTAAAAGAAACACACAATAAAAACAGAGTATATCTAAAAAGCAGGAAAGGCTCATTTGATGATGTTATTGAAGGACTTGAATGGTTGCTTGAAAACATAGGACATGAACATGTAAATGTCAAACAAACTTTTACAAAAGAAACTGCTGATAAATATGCAGAAGGAGTTGATTTTATCTTTAAAAAAGGAGTAACTGCAATAAATGCTAATTTTATATTTGAAGATACCTATGATTTAAAATGGTCAGAGACACAGACTTTAGAAATGTTTGATTTAATGGATAAAGCAGTAGAAGCTGGCTATGATGAAAAAGTAATATTTAATTTTGTATTTAATAAAGGAAAATCAAATGTTAATATTGGAAATTTTACAAGATTAAAACATAAGATAGTTTCTACTGAAAATGCTTGCGGATCTTGCAAACATATGTCTTGTATAGGTTTTGATAAAAAGGTTTATGGCTGTTCAAGATTTATGACTATGCTTAAAGATGGTGTTGAATTGGGCGTTTTAAAAGATGGCAAGATAACTCCTGCTAACAACAGAGATGATTTTGCAAATGAAATATTAAATCAATACAAGCAAAGACCAAAAGAGTGTCAAATTTGCCCAGTGCAATTAGCTTGTTCTACTTGTGTAGCAATCCCATATGAGTACAATAAAATAGATATTAAATCATATTTAGATCAGAAAAAACAGTGTGGTTTTACTTGGGCAAGAGTTGTTTCAAGTTTGTATTATAAATTATTAAAAGAGAAGCAAAACATAATCAAAGAAAAGAAAAAAAAGAGGGGATTTTAA